The Nostoc cf. commune SO-36 genomic sequence AACTTTTTTGTAAGAGGTCTATTACCGCTATTTTATAAAAAATAACCCTCAGTAGTAAGCTGAGGGCTTTTTTTGTTTGGCAAAATGGCATATCTGTAAATTAGAGGGTTGCTATGGTATTGGCGTAGGATACATTCCATGCGAAAGTACTGACTTGCATTACCCCTGGTAGTTTGCCAGGGGTTTTTATTTTAACTGAGAGCGATCGCTCTTAAATATTCTGCTGAAAAGTTTATTTTTAACGATTTTGATACACATTATTCTATAATTACCTGCTTTTCGGAATTAATCAGACATAGCGATTTTAATTCAACCAGGGAACTGACAATAAATATAAGCTTATATATAAGTGGAAAAATTAAGTACAACGAATTAACGATGACAGACGCTAAAAACGTAATCGATGGAAACCTAGAGGTTTGCTGTACTTCTCCCGTGACTGGGTTTTACCGCGACGGTTTTTGTCGCACGGGTGGTCAAGATTTCGGATCGCACGTTGTATGTGCCCAAGTGACATCAGAATTCTTGGAGTTCACCAAATCGCAAGGGAACGATCTTGGCACAGCTGTTCCTGCTTTTAATTTTCCTGGATTGAAGCCTGGCGATCGCTGGTGTTTGTGTGCTTCTCGCTGGCAAGAAGCTCTCGAAGCTGGCGTTGCTCCACCCGTAATACTTTCAGCAACTCATGCTAGGGCTTTGGAAGTGGTTTCTCTAGATGATTTGAAAAAACATGCTCTAACTTGATCTTGATTGGGCATTGCTTATTCTCGTCCCCAGTCCCCAATCAACTCACTGGAGCTTCCAAAGGCAGTTCTAATATATTGGCAACCGCAGCAATCAATTTATTGGGGTCAATTGGCTTAGATAAATGCTGCTGAAACCCTGCTGAAAGTGCTTCCAAGCGGTCTTCCTCTCGCGTGTATGCTGTTAAAGCGATCGC encodes the following:
- a CDS encoding DUF2237 family protein codes for the protein MTDAKNVIDGNLEVCCTSPVTGFYRDGFCRTGGQDFGSHVVCAQVTSEFLEFTKSQGNDLGTAVPAFNFPGLKPGDRWCLCASRWQEALEAGVAPPVILSATHARALEVVSLDDLKKHALT